The following are encoded together in the Notolabrus celidotus isolate fNotCel1 chromosome 9, fNotCel1.pri, whole genome shotgun sequence genome:
- the npffr1l2 gene encoding neuropeptide FF receptor 1 like 2: MGEEEIDLEGSATTAAFMNTSSDGATNVTTNITFSPYYQHSLFVAASYILAYLFIFLLCMVGNVLVCLIILQNRRMRTVKNLFILNLAISDLLVGIFCIPTTLVDNLITGWPFSNTVCKMSGFVQGVFVSTSVFTLVAIAIERFHCIVYPLKPKPTALVAKAALVLIWMLAVAIMCPAAMALTVDTVPFNYMVHNNDFNHTLPLYNCYENFSDPKMRKVYTAVLFAHIYLVPLIIITLMYVGIGVKLCSSVVSNRERQMANVSIHVKGRRGSHPVISQKKIKVIKMLILVTFLFMLSWLPLWTLMIMADYAGLDSDQLDLLTSYIFPFAHWLAFANSSINPIIYGYYNENFKRGFQAVRKSWPFCSPRQGQLWGRMRRWGRKERSVQAQCGGADFRDGNCNHNHLVLGLRNRVNIENKLNNSSEQGRGGRVGFVVVHSERRSLSDQGLEMSHMHKKNSNVEESDRASSGAVYQAWDN; the protein is encoded by the exons ATGGGTGAGGAGGAGATAGATCTGGAGGGATCAGCCACCACAGCAGCCTTTATGAACACCAGCTCTGATGGTGCCACAAATGTCACCACCAACATAACCTTTTCCCCCTACTACCAGCATTCCTTGTTTGTTGCTGCCAGCTACATCCTGGCCTACCTCTTCATCTTTCTGCTGTGCATGGTGGGCAATGTCCTGGTGTGTCTGATCATACTGCAAAACCGTCGTATGCGAACAGTCAAAAACCTTTTCATCCTCAACCTGGCTATCAGCGACCTTCTGGTGGGCATCTTCTGTATCCCTACAACACTGgtggacaacctgatcacag GTTGGCCCTTTTCCAACACCGTGTGCAAAATGAGTGGCTTTGTGCAGGGAGTGTTTGTCTCTACATCAGTTTTCACCCTGGTGGCAATTGCTATTGAAAG gtttcaCTGCATTGTATACCCTTTAAAACCCAAGCCAACAGCACTTGTTGCCAAGGCAGCCTTGGTGTTAATCTGGATGCTGGCAGTGGCGATCATGTGTCCTGCTGCTATGGCACTGACTGTGGATACAGTCCCTTTCAACTACATGGTGCACAACAATGACTTCAACCACACGTTACCCCTGTACAACTGCTACGAAAACTTTTCCGACCCCAAGATGAGAAAGGTCTACACTGCAGTTCTGTTTGCTCACATCTACCTGGTGcccctcatcatcatcaccctgATGTATGTCGGCATCGGGGTCAAACTGTGCTCCTCTGTGGTTTCAAACAGAGAGCGGCAGATGGCTAACGTCTCGATCCATGTTAAAGGAAGAAGAGGTAGTCATCCAGTTATATCCCAGAAAAAGATCAAGGTGATAAAGATGCTTATTCTGGTGACTTTCCTGTTCATGCTGTCCTGGTTGCCACTCTGGACTCTGATGATAATGGCAGACTATGCAGGTTTGGACAGTGACCAGCTGGACCTTCTGACAAGCTACATTTTCCCCTTTGCCCATTGGCTGGCTTTCGCCAACTCCAGCATCAACCCCATCATCTACGGCTACTACAACGAGAACTTTAAGAGGGGCTTTCAGGCTGTGCGCAAGTCATGGCCCTTTTGCAGCCCCCGCCAGGGGCAGCTGTGGGGGAGGATGCGCAGGTGGGGCAGGAAGGAAAGGTCTGTGCAAGCACAGTGTGGAGGCGCTGACTTCAGAGATGGAAATTGCAATCACAACCACCTCGTCTTGGGGCTTAGAAATCGAGTTAATATCGAAAACAAGTTGAATAACTCATCAGAACAGGGCAGGGGTGGCAGGGTGGGGTTCGTGGTGGTCCATTCAGAGAGGAGAAGTCTTTCAGACCAAGGTTTAGAAATGTCACATATGCATAAGAAGAACAGTAATGTGGAGGAGTCAGACAGGGCTAGCTCAGGAGCCGTTTATCAGGCATGGGATAACTAA